The stretch of DNA GGTGGCGCGGCGCGCGCGGGATCGACTGCCCGGCGATCGATCCGAACAGGCTCTGGCAGCCCGAAATGTCGGGGAACTGGTCCCCGGTCGAGCAATTGACCAGCCCGTCATCGGCGACGTCGTTGAGCACGCCCTGGTTCTCGTCCACCCCGCTGGTGAACTCGGTGTCGGCGAGCGCGTAGTTTGCCGTCAGCGTCAGCCCGCGCGAGAGTTCGCCGACCAGCTCGGCCTCGACACCCCAGATCTCCGCCTCGCCCGCATTGGTGACGACGCTGATCTGGTTCGGCGGGACCGACACGTTCTGGGTCAGCTGGTAGCCGTCGATCTCGGTGTAATAGGCCGCGATGTTGAAGATCACCGAACCGTCGAAGAAGGTGTTCTTGAGCCCCAGCTCGAAGCTCTTGTTTTCCTCCTCGGCGAAAGTCTCGATGTCGAGATTGGGGTCGAGCGCGTTCGCGGTGATCGCCAGCGCGCCGTTGAACCCACCCGGCTTCTGCCCCTCGGCATAGATTGCGTAGAGCATATTGTCGGGCGTGAACTGCCAGTCGAGCGTCACGCGCGGGGTGAACGCCTTGAAGGTCGCATCGGCATTGACCGGCGCGGGGCGCGGATCGCCCTCGGCGAAATTGAAGACGGTCTGGCTGATCTTCTCCTCGGCATAGCGCCCCTCGATCCCGAGGTTGAGCGTGTCGGTGATGTGCCAGTTGACCGCGCCGTAAATGGCGATGTTCTCGATATCGAGCAGGTTCTCGCTGCGGTCGTTCGGGGTCGAGGGCGAAAACAGCGGGAAGGTCGTCCCGCAGATCGGGTTCGCCGCGCAGCGCGCCTGCTCCTGCGCGAGCCGCGCCCCGAAGCTCGCCCCGGCAAGCGCCCCGGCATTGGCGGGAACCTCGCGGATCGCAAAATTGTCGTCGCTCTGGTCGAAGTAGTAGCCGCCGACGATGATATCGAAGGTGTCGCTTTCATAGAGCAGCTTCAGCTCCTGCGACCAGTCCTGCGTCTCGCGCAGGTTGGCGAAGGAGAAGTCGATGGTCGAGCCGACGAAGCCGAACGGGAAGATCGGCCCCGCCGGGCCGAAGCCGATCGGGGCGCCCGCCGGGAAACGCGCGAAGACCGCGGTCTGGAAACTGTTCGGGCTGTAATCGCCGTCGGTCAGCTGGGTTTCGGCACGGTCGTTGAAGCCGGTCAGCGAGACCAGCGTGAGCGCGTCCGACAGCTCGTATTCCATGCGCAGCGAGACGTTGTAGGTGTCCGCCTCGATCCCGACCATGTCGCGGTCGGCGAATTGGACGGGATAGTCCGAGCTCACCTGCGCGGGATCGATCACGCCGCAGAAATAGCGCCCGCGCCCGCCATAGAGCGAGCCGTTGTCGAACAGGCAGTTGTTCTGGTTCGCGTCCTGGTGGAAGATCGCGGGCTGGCCGTCGTCGGTGCGGTTGTAATAGCCGCGCAGCGCCGCGGTGAACGGCCCGCCATTGTCCCACGCGAGCACGCCGGAGGCCGACCAGGAGGACTGCTGGCCGATCTTCGTTCCGTCGAACTGGTTGGTGAACTCGCCGCCGAAATCGTAGAAGCGCCCGTTGACGCCGAAGGACAGGCCTTCGCTGATCGGCCCGCGAATGCCCGCGGTCAGTTCGTAGCGGTCGTGTTCGGCGATGTCGGCGGTGACTCGGCCTTCCCAGGTGTCGCCGGGCATCTTCGAGATGATGTTGATCGCGCCCGAATAGGTGTTGCGTCCATAGAGCGCGCTCTGCGGCCCCTTGACCACCTCGATCCGCTCGATCGTGTCGACGTCGTAGTCGGCGAGGGAGCCGGTGTAATAGATGCCGTCGATGAAGAAGGCGACGCCGCTTTCGCCGAGGATGTTGGCCTGGCCGCGGATCACCGGGCGGTTGCCGTTGCGCCCGAAGCTTTCATCGAAGATGAGGCCCGGCGTCGTGTTGGCGATGTCGGTGAGGTTGTTGAGGTTGAGGCGCTGGATCGTCTCGGAGGTGGCGACCGCGACGCTGGTCGGAACCGTCTGGAGCGATTCCTCGCGCTTGCGCGCCGTGACGATGATGGTCTGGCCGGCGCCTGCCAGTTCCTGCATTTCCTCTTCGCTCTCGTCGATCTCCTGCGCTGCGAGCGCGCTCGGCGTGAGCATGGTCGCGGCCAGCAGAGCCGAGGTGACAAGCTTCTTCATGGTTACCCTCCCGTAACGGCGCCGGACCCCTCCGGCGCGAAAATCAACCGTCCCTGCCGTCAATCCTGCCGAGCGGCGAAAATTTGTCCAGACAAATTTGCCCAGCGCGGCGGAATGAGGCCGGGGTGAGGAATCACGGCAACGGTTTGACGTTGCCGAGAAAGGCCGTGACGAGCAGCAGGAGATAGACCGTCCAGACCCAGATCCGGGTGCGATCCATCGTCCGGCGCAGCGGGATTTCGGTCGCATCGCTCGACCCTTCCTGCAGCACCGCGGCAAGCTGCGCGCCGACCGGCTTGAACGTCACGTCGATCATGATCGCGGCAACGAAGATGAGCCCGAACATCAGCGCCTTCCACGCCAGCCAGTCGGGGCCGAGCGGCGCGTCCAGCCACAGGCTCTGCCCGCCGAGCCAGAGGTAGAAGCCGCCGATCAGCCAGCGCAGCCAGCCTTCGATCCGGCGATTGCGCGCCGCGCGCGGGGTCTGGTCGTGGAAATGCGAATCCCACACCAGCGCGAGCCAGAAAAGGCCGACCAGCCACGCGCCGACCAGCAGCCATGTCGGCACGTCCCACCAGCCGCCCGTGTCCACCACGGAAAGCGACAGCGGGACCATCAGCGCCCAGGCGCTGCGCGGGACCATGTCGATCTCGACCAGCAGGGTGAGCAGCGCGATCCTCTGGTCGAGCGACCACTTCTCGCGCTTCCTGAAATGCTGGCCGAGCACGAACACCCCGACATCCGCACCGAGCCACAGCACGAACAGCAGCAGGTGGACATAGACCAGCACCGGATAGGCGTATTCGGACATTCGGACCCCCTCGAAACCCGTGGCAAAGCAAAACTGTTGCCCAAACGGCACGGACGTTGACAGATTCGGACAATTTGTCCGGACAATTTGCACTTCCGCGCTTGACAAGCAAGAGTTTGTCCGGACAACTTTCGCCCGCAGGATGGGAACGACAGACCGGCGGGAGGCCGGCATCACCCTTTGCAGACGGAGGACCAACTCCCATGACTTCGCTTTACGCCAAAAGACTGGCGCTGCTCGGCATGACCTCGGGTCTTGCCCTGGCCGCGTTCCCGACCATCGCCCACGCCCAGGACGCCGAACAGGATGTCGCCGAGGAGGAAACCCAGCGCGGCGTGTCCTCGATCATCGTCACAGCCCAGCGCCGCGAGGAAAGCGTGCAGGACGTGCCGATCGCGATCTCGGCCTTCGACCAGCAGGAACTGCAGACCCGCGGCGCCTTCACCGCGCTCGACGTGGCGCAGTTCGTTCCGAACCTCGTCGGCCTCAACAACACCGGGCTGGGCACCGCGAACTCCTATTATCTGCGCGGCATCGGCAACTCGGAAAGCATCGCGACCTTCGACCCGCCGATCGGCACCTATGTCGACGACATCTATCTCTCGCGCCAGAATGCCAACAACCTGTCGCTGTTCGACGTCGAGCGGATCGAGGTCCTGCGCGGGCCGCAGGGCACGCTGTTCGGGCGCAACACGACCGGCGGCGCGATCAACGTCTTCCTGTCCGAACCGGGCGACGAGATCGCGGGCTATGCCGAGATCGGCTACGGCTCCTACGACATGAAGATGGGGCGGGCCTCGATCGACCTGCCGCTCGCCGACACCTTCGCGGTCAAGGTGTCGGGCTACTGGCAGGACGACGACGGCTGGGCGATCAACAACCTCACAGGCGAGCGCACCAATGAAAGCGACAGCTGGGGCGTGCGCCTCGGTATGCGCGGCGAACTTTCGGACAGCGTGCGCTGGACGGGTTCGTACATCCACACCGAGTCCGAGGCGGTGAACCTGCTCAATTTCGACTGCGATCCGACCAATCCGACCAATTGCGACGGGCGCTTCACCGCGACCGGGCTGACCCGGGACGGCAATTTCATCAGCCCCGCCTTCGGCCCGCTCGTGGCCGGGGACAAGGTCAACCAGGGCCTCGGCAACAAGGCGGTGATGGATTTCATCTCGTCCAATCTCGAAGTCGAACTCTCGCCCGACTGGACAGTCAATTTCATCACCGGCTTCGTCGACCTCTCGCAGCAGTTCGCGCTCGACTTCGCCGATGGTCGCGCCTTGCCGACCGCAGCCAATCCCGTCCCGCCGGTGGTGGGCTGGACCTATGGCGGCTTCAGCATCGTCAATGACGGCTCGCACACCCAGTTCACGCAGGAAGTGAAATTCACCGGCTCGATCGCCGACGGCCTGCTCGATGTCGTGGGCGGCGTGTTCTACTTCCACGAGGAAAACACGACCGATTTCGCCGACATCTTCACGCTGCCTTTCGCCCCGCCGCCGGACGGGTTCCCGTTCCTGCTGGCGGACCGCACGCTGGACAACACGGCCGAGGCATGGGCGGGCTACCTGCAGGCCGACCTCAACATCACCGACCAGCTCACGCTGACGGCGGGGGTCCGCTACACCGACGAGACCAAGACCTTCTCGATCCGCGACAACCGTCCGCGGGTGGGGGGCACGAACCTGTGCCTTGCGGCGAACCAGTTCGGCCCGACGCCCTGCATCGAGGACGCAAACCTCGTCGCGGCCAACGGCACGCCGATCCCGACCGAGCAGTCGGTCGACCTGTGGACCCCGCGCTTTGCGATCAATTACGCGCCGAGCGACGAGATCCTCCTCTTCGCCAGCGCCACGCGCGGCTTCAAGTCGGGCGGCTGGAACGCGCGCGGGACCAATCCGAACCTACTTTTCCCGTTCGGCCCGGAAACCGCGTGGAGCTATGAAGCGGGCGCGAAGACCGAATTGTTCGACCGCCTGATCCGGTTCAACGTGACCGGCTTCTGGCTCGACGTGTCGGACCTGCAGACCCCGTCGGCCTTCGTCGCGCCGGACGGTTCGCTGACCTTCATCACCCGCAACTTCGCCGATTACGAAAACAAGGGCGTCGAGGTCGAGATCACCACGGTCCCGGTCGAAGGGCTCAACCTGTTCGCCGCGATCGGGTACCAGGACGATGAATACAACATCGATCCCAACGCCCCCGCGCTCGACGAATTCGGGATCCAGTCGGTCGCCGCGCAGCAGCAGGACTGCCTTGCCCAGCTCGCGGCCGGGCTCCTGCCCAATGTCGGCGGCGGAGCGGACGAAGCGCCCGCC from Erythrobacter sp. encodes:
- a CDS encoding TonB-dependent receptor, with product MKKLVTSALLAATMLTPSALAAQEIDESEEEMQELAGAGQTIIVTARKREESLQTVPTSVAVATSETIQRLNLNNLTDIANTTPGLIFDESFGRNGNRPVIRGQANILGESGVAFFIDGIYYTGSLADYDVDTIERIEVVKGPQSALYGRNTYSGAINIISKMPGDTWEGRVTADIAEHDRYELTAGIRGPISEGLSFGVNGRFYDFGGEFTNQFDGTKIGQQSSWSASGVLAWDNGGPFTAALRGYYNRTDDGQPAIFHQDANQNNCLFDNGSLYGGRGRYFCGVIDPAQVSSDYPVQFADRDMVGIEADTYNVSLRMEYELSDALTLVSLTGFNDRAETQLTDGDYSPNSFQTAVFARFPAGAPIGFGPAGPIFPFGFVGSTIDFSFANLRETQDWSQELKLLYESDTFDIIVGGYYFDQSDDNFAIREVPANAGALAGASFGARLAQEQARCAANPICGTTFPLFSPSTPNDRSENLLDIENIAIYGAVNWHITDTLNLGIEGRYAEEKISQTVFNFAEGDPRPAPVNADATFKAFTPRVTLDWQFTPDNMLYAIYAEGQKPGGFNGALAITANALDPNLDIETFAEEENKSFELGLKNTFFDGSVIFNIAAYYTEIDGYQLTQNVSVPPNQISVVTNAGEAEIWGVEAELVGELSRGLTLTANYALADTEFTSGVDENQGVLNDVADDGLVNCSTGDQFPDISGCQSLFGSIAGQSIPRAPRHRAFADLNYRSSTGIGGGDWDFFAGGNITYTSSSFAQVHNLARTGDATEVDARMGIENDQFRIMLYVNNLFDEDAIQQIIRYADANNDLRRSFIGGLRPGRRVGVVLSAGF
- a CDS encoding TonB-dependent receptor; the protein is MTSLYAKRLALLGMTSGLALAAFPTIAHAQDAEQDVAEEETQRGVSSIIVTAQRREESVQDVPIAISAFDQQELQTRGAFTALDVAQFVPNLVGLNNTGLGTANSYYLRGIGNSESIATFDPPIGTYVDDIYLSRQNANNLSLFDVERIEVLRGPQGTLFGRNTTGGAINVFLSEPGDEIAGYAEIGYGSYDMKMGRASIDLPLADTFAVKVSGYWQDDDGWAINNLTGERTNESDSWGVRLGMRGELSDSVRWTGSYIHTESEAVNLLNFDCDPTNPTNCDGRFTATGLTRDGNFISPAFGPLVAGDKVNQGLGNKAVMDFISSNLEVELSPDWTVNFITGFVDLSQQFALDFADGRALPTAANPVPPVVGWTYGGFSIVNDGSHTQFTQEVKFTGSIADGLLDVVGGVFYFHEENTTDFADIFTLPFAPPPDGFPFLLADRTLDNTAEAWAGYLQADLNITDQLTLTAGVRYTDETKTFSIRDNRPRVGGTNLCLAANQFGPTPCIEDANLVAANGTPIPTEQSVDLWTPRFAINYAPSDEILLFASATRGFKSGGWNARGTNPNLLFPFGPETAWSYEAGAKTELFDRLIRFNVTGFWLDVSDLQTPSAFVAPDGSLTFITRNFADYENKGVEVEITTVPVEGLNLFAAIGYQDDEYNIDPNAPALDEFGIQSVAAQQQDCLAQLAAGLLPNVGGGADEAPACGVGIVAPDGSIATPVRTPDWTVSIGGSYEIGLGTDFTLTPAINANWRSDSEVGTSEVTLFEQDVTGLSGTVYPTNTLRLGDPIDPATGSFSPARWIVNGTLTLRSVDGWSLVAECRNCFDEEAVESSLANFAYLNPPRTWMVRARYDF